Proteins encoded in a region of the Chryseobacterium piperi genome:
- a CDS encoding T9SS type A sorting domain-containing protein, whose protein sequence is MKKFTLLLLGLSAPFYFSQQAGDLVKFEQKLDLTPAGVANFIANNLGEQNAPDFVNYLNGFNVGLKAYKVTYYTKNENNNLVKATGLIMYPNVNYKLSTVVSDHGTTDSRNNVPSNLRGVLYAGFVVELSYVLNGYILMAPDYVGMGDGDGVHPYVHYPTEAAATIDFVTASNKVLAQLGIKRYDEYFLTGYSQGAHAAMSTLKKLNISNPTQLKFKYAYMGDGPYDFSGVTLQKGVLEKEVYPFTAFIANVLNTCNNTGYRTYNTNISEVISAEYLDRYNYHVLQDNGGLLWGPLQWRRLFTNNFVTNVTNDNNNKLRLCLKSNDVYDWYNKTPMTLGHSTVDLVIPPENTSKTITVQRGYYPWWDLNKFKLQSFYWGPLGHIGGIVPFVLASNAKFNTLRSGGLLNEWAKLTSKSESPQPKLNPLYSSQIKPNLSSMEVVEIKDFNKEKAGRSVASNNLASLQDGVYLLKVAQNNENKLIPYIKNAPAIIAENEIVASQNNNTLSLKTNQDELLAINIFDENKNLIKTISQEEYAKNGGINLNDMSPQDYTFEIVTEFYNVQFNKSIGNTNVLETDINVFTQNNQIMARSKNNIKTISIYNVSGALIQNQEVNKTNFESKSLQPGVYVTQIVLDNGKTINKKVKL, encoded by the coding sequence ATGAAAAAATTTACTCTTTTATTACTTGGCCTTTCTGCCCCCTTTTACTTCTCTCAGCAGGCAGGAGATCTTGTAAAGTTTGAACAAAAACTTGATTTAACTCCTGCGGGAGTCGCTAATTTTATCGCCAATAATCTTGGTGAACAAAATGCTCCTGATTTTGTTAATTATCTTAATGGATTTAATGTAGGCCTAAAAGCTTATAAGGTAACTTACTATACTAAAAATGAAAATAATAATCTGGTAAAAGCAACCGGACTTATTATGTACCCCAATGTCAATTATAAGCTTTCTACTGTGGTATCAGACCATGGAACCACCGACAGCAGAAACAATGTTCCTTCTAATCTAAGAGGCGTTCTATATGCCGGATTTGTAGTGGAGCTATCTTATGTTTTGAATGGTTACATTCTTATGGCACCTGATTATGTAGGAATGGGTGATGGTGATGGAGTTCATCCTTATGTACACTACCCTACGGAAGCTGCTGCTACAATCGATTTTGTAACTGCTTCCAATAAAGTGCTAGCACAATTAGGGATTAAACGATATGATGAATATTTTCTAACAGGCTACTCTCAAGGTGCCCATGCAGCCATGTCGACCCTAAAAAAGCTGAATATCTCAAACCCTACTCAACTGAAGTTCAAATATGCCTATATGGGTGACGGCCCTTATGATTTTTCAGGAGTTACTCTTCAGAAAGGGGTACTGGAAAAAGAAGTATATCCGTTTACTGCCTTTATCGCTAATGTTTTAAATACTTGTAACAACACCGGTTATCGGACTTATAATACCAATATTTCAGAAGTTATTTCTGCGGAATACCTTGATCGGTATAACTACCATGTTCTACAAGACAACGGTGGATTGCTATGGGGTCCCCTACAATGGAGAAGACTTTTCACTAATAACTTCGTGACCAATGTTACCAATGACAACAATAATAAACTGAGACTTTGTTTAAAATCAAATGATGTTTATGACTGGTATAACAAAACACCAATGACTTTGGGACACTCAACAGTAGATCTGGTGATTCCTCCTGAAAATACATCTAAAACCATCACTGTACAGAGAGGATATTATCCATGGTGGGATCTTAATAAATTCAAACTTCAATCTTTTTACTGGGGTCCTCTGGGGCATATTGGAGGGATAGTTCCATTTGTTTTGGCCTCTAATGCAAAATTTAATACGCTGAGAAGCGGTGGTTTATTAAATGAATGGGCTAAACTGACTTCTAAATCTGAAAGTCCTCAGCCTAAGCTTAATCCACTCTATTCATCTCAGATTAAACCGAACCTGAGCTCTATGGAAGTTGTTGAAATTAAAGATTTTAACAAAGAAAAAGCAGGAAGATCTGTTGCTAGTAATAATTTAGCCAGTTTACAAGATGGAGTCTATTTGTTAAAGGTAGCTCAGAACAATGAAAATAAGCTGATCCCATATATTAAAAATGCCCCGGCAATCATTGCTGAAAATGAAATTGTCGCTTCTCAAAACAATAATACTTTAAGCTTAAAGACCAATCAGGATGAGTTGCTAGCGATCAATATCTTTGATGAAAATAAAAACCTGATCAAAACTATTTCTCAGGAAGAATATGCTAAAAACGGAGGAATTAATCTAAACGATATGAGCCCGCAGGACTATACTTTTGAAATTGTTACCGAGTTTTATAATGTTCAGTTCAATAAAAGCATCGGAAATACTAATGTTTTGGAAACTGATATCAATGTATTCACTCAGAATAACCAAATTATGGCCCGATCTAAGAATAATATCAAGACAATCAGTATTTATAACGTATCCGGTGCCCTAATTCAAAACCAGGAAGTTAACAAAACCAATTTTGAGTCTAAAAGCTTACAACCAGGAGTTTACGTAACCCAAATTGTTTTAGACAACGGAAAAACAATCAATAAAAAAGTAAAATTGTAA
- a CDS encoding helix-turn-helix domain-containing protein: protein MITLKNEQSITLDRQLKKYIVSFLYSSMAIHILYLLLYSYIGKNTFAFTEVIGMVINLFIIIYIDKLEFSAIKPFINAYLLLLSFLLYFFAFIYWKETPIAFLWYFMIPFGLKKIFDFRIIMYWSVYIAVLILLTIIIPDFWGLRTAYAFSPEDMSYINLATFISVLYLMIFILYFNHKISLLRLAHAPIIKKEKVECKSPNKTEPEEELYSELYQQILIYIDEKKPFLNADFTISELAVSLNSNITYISKSINANTGNNFSTLINTYRINTVKKLIREEDYNKYTLMYMYTSVGFKHQSTFNKVFKQIEGITPTQYIEKMKKE from the coding sequence ATGATTACACTTAAAAATGAACAGTCTATCACCCTGGACCGGCAACTGAAAAAATATATTGTATCTTTTCTTTATTCATCTATGGCTATTCACATTCTGTATCTGCTATTATACAGCTATATCGGAAAAAATACGTTTGCATTCACGGAAGTCATTGGTATGGTGATTAATCTGTTTATCATCATTTATATCGATAAATTAGAATTCTCGGCTATAAAGCCTTTTATCAATGCTTATCTTCTCTTACTGTCTTTTCTCCTATACTTTTTTGCATTTATCTATTGGAAGGAAACTCCGATTGCATTTCTTTGGTATTTTATGATTCCTTTTGGACTGAAGAAAATCTTTGATTTCAGAATCATTATGTATTGGTCAGTTTATATTGCTGTGCTCATTCTGCTCACTATTATTATTCCTGATTTTTGGGGATTACGAACTGCTTATGCATTTTCACCTGAAGACATGTCTTATATTAATCTAGCCACGTTTATATCGGTCTTATACCTTATGATCTTCATTTTATATTTCAATCATAAAATAAGCCTTTTACGTCTGGCCCATGCCCCGATCATTAAAAAAGAAAAGGTTGAATGTAAAAGTCCCAATAAAACAGAGCCTGAAGAAGAGCTGTATTCTGAATTGTATCAACAAATACTTATTTATATTGATGAGAAAAAGCCCTTTTTGAATGCAGATTTTACGATTTCAGAGCTTGCAGTATCACTAAATTCCAATATCACATACATATCCAAATCAATTAATGCCAATACCGGTAATAATTTCAGTACCCTTATTAACACGTATCGCATCAATACCGTTAAAAAGTTAATTCGTGAAGAAGATTATAATAAATACACTTTAATGTATATGTATACTTCGGTAGGTTTTAAACACCAATCTACCTTTAATAAAGTATTCAAACAGATAGAGGGTATTACGCCAACCCAATATATAGAAAAAATGAAAAAAGAGTAA
- a CDS encoding PD-(D/E)XK nuclease family protein — protein MKFLNKIIHELLAQNTDLSVFNIVIPGKRPIVFIRQILEENNYSGFLPNFFTIEELIDRIADKQPIQGISLWLFAFDVYKSLNLIPNDDFSDFLKWFPTLQKDWDDILKFSESDEAVLQYMFDEERIKDWAQNLGEEDDVPRKKFLNFWRNMNIFLPVLKKKLQERNWATSGMIHETAKARITEFAKTTTEQFVFCGFNAFTPVEEKLVRNLLQWDKAQCFFQADHYYFDDERQEAGKFLRNHKLWKEFNDSRAFQWIEDDFNQPKQIKVYEVSGNVTQTKILPEIFNEIDNKTYSNTALVLLDENLLPASLDVMHGIDNLNITMGFPLKNLSFSNAVKQLFYLQKQLEKNKSSYYYRDLFPILEELPKSIEDEQIINQFKSKIEERNIVYISQKLLRELLSELSYFNLLQKADSTSRYLDLLIAFCQQIKWLEIDDIQYENVSHFENAFRIIKNQVTPYDFEIKMETLEVLINQHINSESIDFQGEPLRGLQIMGLLETRLLNFENVIMLSVNEGKLPLGNSQNTYIPFDIRRFFDMHTFLENDSIYAYHFYRLIQDSRNVHLLFNALSSGVNSGEKSRFITQIEMESSHDIEHLIIENSSEPITTQPIEIPKTRIVLERLEKWKEKVSASHLTSYLYNPVDFYLSKILNTSETDEIEEELSVKNYGNLVHYSLQEVYEVLKGKILKESDLKESIKAIDQYINVAIEKLKHQPEFYEKGMNFIHKAIAKKVIQNILNYDLELVKSGNKLEIIAIEKRFENVDFYLDDNQQDRISFFGFIDRIDRLNGTLRIIDYKTAKIKNLVVKIDADNVDQYFHNSDRKQALQLCIYQYVIQSLPEFWGLPVETGIWSFAEAKKGVVSLQFEKGSIDDAMKSVRSLILEILNPEINFVENVKSFMS, from the coding sequence TTGAAATTTCTCAATAAAATTATTCACGAATTATTGGCCCAGAATACGGATTTATCAGTATTTAATATTGTAATTCCGGGCAAGAGGCCTATCGTTTTTATCAGACAGATTCTCGAAGAAAATAATTATTCGGGTTTTCTTCCCAACTTCTTTACGATAGAGGAGCTTATCGATAGAATTGCTGATAAGCAACCCATTCAGGGGATTTCATTATGGCTGTTTGCCTTTGATGTTTATAAGAGTCTTAATCTTATTCCTAACGACGACTTTTCGGACTTTCTAAAATGGTTTCCCACTTTACAAAAAGACTGGGATGATATTTTAAAATTTTCTGAAAGTGACGAAGCTGTTTTGCAGTACATGTTTGATGAAGAAAGAATCAAAGACTGGGCTCAGAATTTAGGAGAAGAGGATGATGTTCCCCGAAAGAAATTTCTTAATTTCTGGAGGAATATGAATATTTTCCTACCTGTTTTGAAGAAGAAACTGCAGGAAAGAAACTGGGCTACCTCGGGGATGATCCATGAGACAGCGAAAGCAAGAATTACTGAATTTGCTAAAACGACTACGGAACAATTTGTTTTTTGTGGATTCAATGCCTTTACGCCTGTTGAAGAAAAGCTGGTGCGAAATCTCTTGCAATGGGATAAGGCGCAGTGCTTTTTTCAGGCTGATCATTATTATTTTGATGATGAGAGGCAGGAGGCAGGCAAATTCCTGAGAAATCATAAGCTCTGGAAGGAATTTAATGATAGTAGAGCATTTCAGTGGATTGAAGATGATTTTAACCAGCCTAAACAGATAAAGGTATATGAGGTTTCGGGAAATGTAACCCAGACTAAAATACTGCCTGAAATCTTTAATGAGATTGATAATAAAACGTATTCCAATACCGCTCTTGTTTTACTGGATGAAAACTTGCTGCCTGCCAGTCTGGATGTAATGCATGGTATTGACAATCTGAATATTACAATGGGTTTTCCTTTGAAAAACCTGTCTTTTTCCAATGCGGTAAAACAACTGTTTTATTTGCAGAAGCAATTGGAGAAAAATAAATCTTCATACTATTACAGAGATCTGTTTCCTATCCTCGAAGAGCTTCCTAAATCTATTGAAGATGAGCAGATTATCAATCAATTTAAATCAAAAATAGAAGAACGGAATATTGTCTATATTTCACAAAAGCTGCTTCGGGAACTTCTGAGTGAACTTTCTTATTTTAACTTACTTCAGAAAGCAGATTCTACAAGTCGGTATCTGGATTTGCTGATTGCATTCTGTCAACAGATTAAATGGCTGGAAATAGATGATATTCAGTATGAAAACGTTTCTCATTTTGAAAACGCATTCCGAATTATCAAGAACCAGGTAACCCCGTACGATTTTGAAATTAAGATGGAAACGCTTGAAGTTCTTATTAATCAGCACATCAACTCTGAGAGTATAGATTTTCAGGGAGAACCTTTAAGAGGGTTACAGATTATGGGACTTTTGGAAACCCGTCTTCTTAATTTCGAGAATGTGATTATGCTGTCGGTTAATGAAGGAAAACTTCCGTTGGGGAACTCTCAGAATACATACATTCCTTTTGATATCAGAAGGTTTTTTGATATGCATACTTTTCTGGAGAACGATAGTATCTATGCGTATCACTTCTACCGGTTGATTCAAGACTCCAGGAATGTCCATTTATTATTCAATGCGTTGAGCTCAGGAGTGAACAGCGGAGAGAAAAGCAGGTTTATTACCCAGATTGAAATGGAGAGTTCACATGATATTGAACACCTGATTATTGAGAATTCTTCTGAGCCTATTACAACACAGCCTATTGAAATTCCTAAGACCCGAATCGTTCTGGAAAGGCTCGAAAAATGGAAAGAAAAAGTTTCGGCTTCACACCTTACAAGTTACCTTTATAATCCTGTAGATTTTTATTTATCCAAGATTCTGAATACCTCGGAAACTGATGAAATTGAAGAGGAATTATCTGTGAAAAATTATGGAAATCTGGTGCATTATTCACTTCAAGAAGTATATGAAGTATTAAAAGGTAAAATATTAAAAGAAAGTGATTTAAAAGAATCAATTAAAGCAATAGATCAATATATAAATGTTGCTATTGAGAAACTTAAGCATCAGCCTGAATTCTATGAAAAAGGAATGAATTTCATCCATAAAGCTATTGCCAAAAAAGTAATTCAGAACATCCTGAATTATGATCTTGAGCTTGTAAAAAGTGGGAATAAATTAGAAATTATTGCCATTGAAAAGAGGTTCGAAAATGTGGATTTTTACCTGGATGATAATCAGCAAGACAGAATTTCTTTCTTTGGATTTATTGACAGAATTGACCGGTTAAACGGAACATTACGGATTATAGATTACAAGACTGCGAAAATAAAAAACCTGGTTGTAAAAATTGATGCCGATAATGTGGATCAGTATTTTCATAACAGTGACCGGAAGCAAGCGTTACAGCTGTGTATCTACCAATACGTCATCCAGAGTCTTCCTGAGTTTTGGGGACTTCCTGTGGAAACAGGAATCTGGAGCTTTGCAGAAGCTAAAAAAGGGGTTGTTTCCCTTCAGTTTGAAAAGGGTAGTATCGATGATGCGATGAAGTCTGTCCGCAGTCTGATCCTTGAAATACTGAATCCAGAGATCAATTTTGTTGAAAACGTAAAGTCTTTTATGAGCTAA
- a CDS encoding DUF922 domain-containing protein codes for MKWLIFISFCVFNFNKGFGQKIIWKEDQKLAWSNFKSKSNNMGNANVVAYTHCGWEYSAVVSSDSNVPVKIGIQTIFKENQSWKDVKRITDYALLHEQKHFDIAELFARRLRKEVEEKVVSSGDYIKYFHGIYNKIAKDYKDFQASYDKDTRNGINTIKQAEYNTLITEELEKLKKYKNVEISQ; via the coding sequence ATGAAATGGTTGATCTTCATTAGTTTTTGTGTTTTTAATTTTAATAAGGGTTTTGGTCAGAAAATAATATGGAAAGAAGATCAAAAGCTTGCCTGGTCTAATTTTAAGAGTAAAAGCAATAATATGGGGAATGCTAATGTGGTTGCTTATACGCATTGCGGGTGGGAGTATTCTGCTGTAGTTTCAAGTGATTCTAATGTTCCCGTAAAAATTGGTATTCAAACTATTTTTAAAGAAAATCAATCCTGGAAGGATGTAAAAAGAATTACGGATTACGCGCTCTTACATGAACAAAAGCATTTTGATATCGCAGAATTATTTGCAAGAAGGCTTCGTAAGGAAGTAGAGGAGAAAGTGGTGTCAAGTGGAGATTACATTAAATACTTTCACGGTATATACAATAAAATCGCTAAAGATTATAAAGATTTTCAGGCATCTTATGACAAGGATACCCGAAATGGAATCAATACAATAAAACAGGCTGAGTACAATACTTTAATTACTGAAGAGCTTGAAAAATTGAAAAAATACAAAAACGTTGAAATTTCTCAATAA
- the rsmG gene encoding 16S rRNA (guanine(527)-N(7))-methyltransferase RsmG — MSTSLLLKYFPDLTENQIQQFSKLQNLYGEWNEKINVISRKDMESLYEKHILHSLGIAKVMEFAPGTRVLDIGTGGGFPGIPLAILFPEVEFTLIDSIGKKISVVNAVAEGVGLKNVTAIHGRAEKLKEKFHFVVSRAVTQMPEFLRWLKGKFDKEQFNPKHNGILYLKGGDLAEELAGIKCEIYNLKNYFEGEFFDTKKVVYVSKGNFNS; from the coding sequence ATGTCTACATCGTTACTATTAAAATACTTTCCGGATCTTACAGAAAATCAGATACAACAGTTCTCCAAGCTGCAAAATCTGTATGGGGAATGGAATGAAAAGATCAATGTGATTTCCAGAAAAGATATGGAATCTTTGTATGAAAAGCATATTCTGCATTCATTGGGGATTGCCAAAGTGATGGAGTTCGCTCCGGGAACCAGAGTTCTGGATATCGGAACGGGAGGTGGTTTCCCTGGAATTCCTTTAGCTATTCTATTTCCGGAAGTGGAATTTACGCTGATTGATTCTATTGGCAAAAAAATAAGTGTTGTAAATGCTGTTGCTGAAGGAGTGGGATTAAAAAATGTAACGGCCATTCACGGAAGAGCTGAAAAACTGAAAGAAAAATTCCATTTTGTAGTAAGCAGAGCGGTGACACAGATGCCGGAGTTTTTAAGATGGTTGAAAGGTAAATTTGATAAAGAGCAATTCAATCCTAAGCATAACGGAATTTTATATTTAAAAGGCGGAGATCTGGCAGAAGAACTGGCGGGAATTAAATGTGAAATCTATAATCTTAAAAATTACTTTGAAGGAGAATTTTTTGATACTAAAAAAGTGGTTTATGTATCAAAAGGTAATTTTAATTCTTAA
- a CDS encoding M28 family metallopeptidase — protein sequence MIKYSLFLLFTPVVLFSQANSEHHEIKKYISEVSSDSLKSYIHQLVSFNTRHTLSSIDDSGKGIGAARNWVLKKFGEYAKNSQGRMEVYLQQQDIQPDGKRVDQVTNLGNSIAYLKGTDPNDKRIFLISGHLDSRVTDVMDRKSFAPGANDDGSGVSAVIEAARILSKSKFPASIVFVAFSGEEQSLLGSKLLAEKAKKENMQIEAVLNNDMIGNAKAGETNEVNDHTLRVFSEGLPFADLDKKASGIRNLGLENDSESRQLARYIKEIAEKYVKDLDVKLIYRNDRFLRGGDHSSFVNLGFPSVRLTEYYENYDHQHQDVRTENKKQYGDLPEFIDYHYLKKNVAANIAVLASLASAASKPERVEIEVKELTNSTTLHWEKPKSGNPIGYYVLVRETDSPVWQKKIFTKELSAKIPLSKDNYIFAVQTVNQTGDLSVPVIPVIAK from the coding sequence ATGATAAAGTATTCTCTTTTTTTACTGTTTACTCCTGTTGTTCTTTTTTCACAAGCAAATTCAGAACATCATGAAATAAAAAAATATATTTCTGAAGTGAGCTCTGACTCTTTGAAAAGTTATATTCATCAACTGGTTAGCTTCAATACCAGGCATACTTTAAGTAGTATTGATGATTCTGGAAAAGGCATAGGAGCGGCAAGAAACTGGGTTCTTAAAAAGTTCGGGGAATATGCAAAAAACTCTCAGGGAAGAATGGAGGTATATCTGCAACAACAGGATATACAGCCGGATGGAAAGAGGGTGGATCAGGTAACCAATCTTGGTAATTCCATTGCTTATCTGAAGGGGACAGACCCTAATGATAAACGTATTTTTCTGATTTCAGGACACCTGGACTCACGAGTTACGGATGTTATGGATAGGAAGTCATTTGCCCCCGGAGCGAACGATGACGGAAGTGGAGTAAGTGCTGTTATAGAAGCGGCAAGAATTTTAAGTAAATCTAAATTTCCGGCCTCTATTGTGTTTGTTGCATTTTCCGGAGAAGAACAATCATTGTTAGGTTCTAAACTGTTGGCTGAAAAGGCCAAAAAAGAAAATATGCAGATAGAAGCGGTTTTAAATAATGATATGATTGGCAATGCTAAAGCTGGGGAAACTAATGAGGTTAATGATCATACACTGAGGGTATTTAGTGAAGGGCTTCCTTTTGCGGATCTGGATAAAAAGGCTTCAGGAATAAGAAATTTAGGACTTGAAAACGATAGTGAATCCAGACAATTAGCCAGATACATTAAAGAGATTGCAGAAAAGTATGTAAAAGATCTTGATGTGAAACTGATTTATAGAAATGACAGGTTTCTGCGTGGCGGAGACCATTCCAGTTTTGTTAATTTAGGATTTCCTTCTGTAAGGCTTACAGAATATTATGAAAACTATGACCACCAGCATCAGGATGTCAGAACTGAAAATAAGAAACAATATGGTGACCTTCCTGAATTTATTGATTATCATTATCTGAAAAAGAATGTAGCAGCCAATATTGCAGTATTAGCCAGTCTTGCCAGTGCTGCTTCAAAACCTGAGCGGGTAGAAATAGAGGTGAAGGAACTTACGAACTCAACTACATTGCATTGGGAAAAACCCAAATCAGGAAATCCGATAGGTTATTATGTGCTTGTAAGAGAAACGGATAGCCCCGTATGGCAGAAAAAGATATTCACAAAAGAGCTTTCCGCAAAAATCCCTCTTTCCAAGGATAATTATATTTTTGCAGTACAAACGGTGAATCAAACCGGGGATCTAAGCGTACCGGTGATTCCGGTGATTGCCAAATGA
- a CDS encoding pyridoxal phosphate-dependent aminotransferase produces MNKLSDRVKRLGYSQTFVMSNKAREMKANGIDVISLTLGEPDFDVPENIKQAAFDAINQNYSHYSPVPGFLELREAIAYKLKRDNSLEYKPTQICVSNGAKQAIINVLAAIINDGDEVILPTPYWVSYDEMVKMMGGNSVMVPTSYETDFKITAEQLEEAISDKTKAVLFSSPCNPSGGYYTYDELKSLAKVIAKYPQITVISDEIYEFINYETQTASIAQFPEIYEQTAVINGMSKAFAMTGWRIGYSACPEWLAKACEKVQGQMTSGANTVAQRASIIALKTDPSEYQYMIDAFKKRRDLVYDLIKEIPGFKVVLPKAAFYFFPDISYYIGKTLNGTEIKDADDFAMFILENAHVGCVGGVSFGSPECIRFSYAASEEELREAMRRIKELLEQSK; encoded by the coding sequence ATGAACAAACTTTCAGATAGAGTAAAAAGACTTGGTTACTCGCAGACTTTCGTAATGTCTAATAAGGCCAGAGAAATGAAAGCCAATGGAATAGATGTTATCAGCTTAACTCTTGGTGAACCGGATTTCGACGTTCCCGAAAATATAAAACAGGCAGCTTTCGATGCCATTAATCAAAATTACAGTCATTACTCTCCTGTTCCCGGGTTCCTGGAACTGCGTGAAGCCATAGCTTATAAACTGAAGAGAGATAACAGTCTGGAATATAAACCGACGCAAATCTGCGTTTCTAATGGAGCTAAACAAGCCATTATCAATGTTTTAGCTGCTATTATTAATGATGGAGACGAAGTGATCCTGCCTACTCCATACTGGGTAAGTTATGATGAAATGGTAAAAATGATGGGTGGAAATTCTGTGATGGTACCCACTTCTTACGAAACTGATTTCAAAATTACGGCTGAACAACTAGAAGAAGCTATTAGCGATAAAACCAAAGCCGTTTTATTCAGCTCACCTTGTAATCCATCTGGCGGATATTATACCTACGACGAGTTAAAATCTTTAGCGAAAGTTATTGCTAAATATCCTCAGATTACGGTTATTTCAGATGAAATTTACGAGTTTATCAATTATGAAACTCAAACCGCTTCCATAGCTCAGTTTCCGGAAATCTATGAACAAACCGCAGTAATCAACGGAATGTCTAAAGCCTTTGCAATGACCGGTTGGAGAATCGGATATTCCGCATGTCCGGAGTGGCTGGCAAAAGCTTGTGAAAAAGTTCAGGGGCAAATGACAAGCGGGGCTAATACTGTAGCGCAAAGAGCTTCCATTATAGCACTAAAAACAGATCCGTCTGAATACCAATACATGATTGATGCTTTCAAAAAAAGAAGAGATCTTGTTTATGATCTGATTAAAGAAATTCCTGGATTCAAAGTCGTATTACCCAAAGCTGCTTTCTATTTTTTCCCGGATATTTCTTATTACATAGGCAAAACATTAAATGGAACAGAAATTAAAGATGCAGACGACTTTGCAATGTTTATTTTAGAGAATGCTCATGTAGGATGTGTAGGTGGTGTTTCATTCGGCAGCCCTGAGTGCATCAGATTTTCTTACGCTGCATCGGAAGAAGAACTGAGAGAAGCCATGAGAAGAATCAAAGAATTACTAGAACAATCTAAATAA